From one Humulus lupulus chromosome 8, drHumLupu1.1, whole genome shotgun sequence genomic stretch:
- the LOC133794766 gene encoding calcium-transporting ATPase 12, plasma membrane-type-like gives MTLHELKADLDLSQLSSACTALLVTSGSTTTSYDVVPARKVVRWRVLVIVLKKFILLLKQNAQNGNQQRLLTHPLAPPQYVPVPRNTDAHVIEVSESVLRGASGTDVPLALSNDHHGQIHVDIPGEAETSIGTTTTTTTTSTAATAVDTTTTDAIQQLTHIVRIVNTEDFDSLNQFGGVKGIAEALNTDLEAGISGDQKDITWRKSQSDLDLPTTGQATEAQPSSDLFRILLKHCNDAAIMFLTIAAALSIGFGIKEDGAENGWYEGFFIMVGVITLVVVPTLHELWLLTRSRRDPLHLEQNLVTVYRRNIEQKVCISQLVQGDVILLKTGCLVPADGLFIRGESLVVHDGLYLTVDKEHPFLFHGSTVTHGEGRMLVTTAGTHTKFSKLMSSAAATAQTPDRIMRFPAQLDRLSKVMHMVGLIISIIILVVPFVRFMINKDFDSDSDLPKIKGSPTTNNGIVDFIERIVMKPRGIMGANLVTLLTVVMVGLEEGVPVIITITTILWRKKMLSEIASDPGLLGSVIMGSATVICTDKTPLNPTDVSMCFIGGIDEAINLAEMPKLIREALGNGIIAPLVMPSSARKEEDPLLPWANSNLGIKLDTLWRRCTVMKIKGLISNEEGSAVLMKKKNAKIENMSLHFKGPASTILGKCASYYDKNGKEEKLDGTKLEIFKKNIEKMRSQDLKPVAFACKQVDATVVENDDLMDEDGLILIAMVGLKEYTCCAKIKETLENFKAAQVKFILISEDDKSELKKIATACEILPPDGLVITGEDFRGYNEQERMEKADKICVMGNSLPSDRILLMECLKRKGDVVIALGSRIEDIPMQSQANLCVTMGTRSSKMIREIFNLEVFDGSLRSLLTVTECGRCTYHNIQKYIQLDLVTNIAGTLIASITTMWLGSNSITGIQLIWTNLVTTLVIGPALLMELPNDELMHKPPIRTNEPLISKAMCRNIIIQALYQTTILVTFQFKGHYLLHFLRIHKRQQHVSKPMIFNSFVLCQIFNQVNSRELEKINVWKGIHRNPWFSLAMVFVLGLQASFIEVAHVLVGDESLNLAQWVVCLIVGIVSCPVDAAAKCTWNLTKKLLNRFHDSASSDSVSNLEFPLMSTENSTSESEPS, from the coding sequence GTATCAGAATCAGTCCTGAGGGGAGCAAGCGGCACAGATGTTCCACTTGCATTATCTAATGATCATCATGGTCAAATCCATGTGGATATTCCGGGGGAGGCGGAGACTAGTAttggtactactactactactactactactagcacGGCTGCCACGGCTGTTGATACTACCACTACTGATGCAATCCAACAACTTACACACATCGTCAGGATAGTGAACACCGAGGATTTTGATTCCTTGAACCAATTCGGAGGTGTCAAAGGAATCGCCGAGGCTTTAAATACTGATTTGGAGGCTGGAATCTCTGGCGACCAAAAGGATATAACTTGGCGAAAGTCGCAGAGTGATTTAGATCTCCCCACTACAGGGCAGGCAACTGAAGCTCAGCCTTCTTCAGACTTGTTCCGAATCCTTTTAAAACACTGCAATGATGCCGCTATTATGTTTCTTACTATAGCTGCGGCGTTGTCGATTGGATTTGGTATAAAGGAAGATGGGGCCGAGAACGGTTGGTACGAGGGGTTTTTCATAATGGTTGGCGTTATCACACTCGTAGTTGTGCCTACATTACATGAGCTCTGGCTACTTACACGATCGCGGCGGGATCCATTACATTTGGAGCAGAATTTGGTCACTGTTTACAGACGGAACATCGAACAAAAAGTTTGCATCTCCCAACTCGTCCAAGGTGATGTTATTTTGTTGAAAACCGGGTGTCTAGTCCCTGCCGATGGTTTATTCATTAGAGGTGAATCTTTGGTGGTGCATGACGGGTTATATTTGACCGTTGACAAAGAACATCCGTTTCTATTTCACGGTTCTACAGTGACTCATGGAGAAGGACGTATGCTAGTTACGACTGCGGGCACACACACCAAATTTAGTAAGCTCATGAGTTCAGCAGCCGCTACCGCTCAAACCCCAGACAGGATCATGAGGTTTCCTGCTCAACTTGATAGGTTGAGTAAGGTTATGCACATGGTCGGGCTCATAATCTCTATCATCATTCTGGTAGTCCCTTTTGTACGTTTTATGATTAACAAAGATTTTGATTCTGACTCTGATCTTCCAAAGATCAAAGGGAGTCCAACTACGAACAACGGAATCGTGGATTTTATAGAGAGAATTGTCATGAAACCAAGAGGAATTATGGGTGCAAATTTAGTAACTTTACTGACTGTTGTAATGGTGGGACTTGAGGAAGGAGTACCGGTTATCATTACAATTACCACCATTTTATGGAGAAAGAAGATGTTGTCTGAAATAGCTTCAGATCCAGGACTGCTGGGTTCTGTGATAATGGGATCAGCAACAGTCATTTGCACTGATAAAACTCCATTGAACCCAACTGATGTTTCCATGTGTTTCATTGGTGGTATTGATGAAGCCATCAATCTTGCTGAGATGCCAAAACTCATTCGTGAAGCTCTTGGTAATGGTATCATCGCGCCACTTGTGATGCCATCAAGTGCTCGTAAGGAAGAGGACCCGCTTCTTCCATGGGCTAACTCAAACTTGGGGATAAAGCTCGACACTTTGTGGCGACGTTGTACAGTCATGAAGATTAAGGGATTAATCTCAAATGAAGAAGGAAGTGCAGTTTTAATGAAGAAGAAGAACGCCAAGATAGAGAATATGTCTTTGCATTTTAAAGGCCCTGCATCAACAATACTAGGAAAGTGCGCGAGCTACTACGACAAgaatggaaaggaagaaaaattGGATGGTACCAAACTAGAGATTTTTAAGAAGAATATTGAGAAGATGCGGTCCCAAGATCTAAAACCGGTTGCTTTTGCTTGCAAGCAGGTTGATGCAACAGTTGTGGAAAACGATGACTTGATGGACGAAGATGGCTTAATCTTAATAGCAATGGTTGGTCTCAAGGAGTACACCTGTTGCGCAAAAATAAAGGAGACATTGGAAAATTTTAAAGCAGCCCAAGTGAAGTTCATATTAATCTCAGAAGATGACAAGTCAGAGCTTAAGAAGATAGCTACTGCTTGTGAAATTCTTCCCCCGGATGGACTGGTAATTACAGGTGAAGATTTTCGAGGCTACAATGAGCAAGAGAGGATGGAGAAAGCAGATAAAATCTGTGTAATGGGTAACTCTCTTCCGTCTGACAGAATACTTCTAATGGAATGCTTGAAAAGGAAAGGAGACGTTGTCATAGCACTTGGAAGTAGAATAGAAGACATTCCCATGCAAAGCCAAGCTAATCTCTGTGTTACAATGGGGACTCGCAGCAGCAAAATGATAAGAGAGATCTTTAACCTGGAAGTTTTTGATGGGAGCTTGAGGTCCTTGCTGACTGTTACAGAGTGCGGAAGATGTACTTATCACAACATTCAAAAGTACATTCAACTAGATCTCGTCACCAACATTGCTGGAACATTGATAGCATCCATCACCACAATGTGGTTGGGATCAAACTCTATTACCGGCATTCAACTGATTTGGACTAATTTGGTCACAACTCTTGTAATAGGGCCTGCTCTACTGATGGAATTACCCAATGATGAGCTGATGCACAAGCCTCCAATCAGAACAAATGAGCCTCTCATTTCAAAAGCCATGTGTAGAAATATAATCATTCAGGCTTTATATCAGACTACCATCTTGGTCACATTTCAATTCAAAGGGCATTATCTACTGCACTTCTTGAGGATTCATAAGCGGCAGCAGCATGTCAGTAAGCCCATGATTTTCAACAGTTTCGTTCTCTGCCAAATTTTCAACCAGGTGAATTCAAGAGAGCTAGAGAAGATAAACGTGTGGAAGGGGATTCATCGAAATCCTTGGTTTTCTTTGGCTATGGTGTTCGTACTGGGACTACAGGCGAGTTTCATTGAGGTGGCCCATGTCCTGGTTGGGGATGAGAGTTTGAATTTGGCTCAATGGGTTGTCTGTCTCATTGTAGGGATTGTTTCGTGTCCAGTAGATGCAGCTGCAAAGTGCACATGGAACCTCACCAAGAAGCTACTTAACAGGTTTCATGACTCTGCTTCCTCAGACTCGGTTTCTAATCTAGAGTTTCCATTGATGAGTACTGAAAATTCTACTTCAGAATCAGAACCATCTTAA